A genomic stretch from Kribbella amoyensis includes:
- a CDS encoding HAD family phosphatase — translation MKGAIPREQSSPDPGTTRSTVVSETLAAVGGAVLLVGTGLVAARYWPELSELSRLVVVGVAATVLLLGAAAVPARGPSGRRLREALCVLSTAAVSLFLGLLGGEILGWQAIDVVLLTASGVAVYATGLWLWTGRSTALQLVLVAATIVAAGSLAGRLDHPRWPGLAVWATAFLWFVLADRDQLPARELTRAVTAIGMLVGAGMTVPSTGGIALGLLTATALLAHAIRDRSLSLVLIGALGELQMIPIAVTHWLPGRLAVPVALLVGGTGLVGAAILLARRSGEVTDRPQPVIDTSSYDAVLFDLDDLVVDSVDGPHPATGAVALAARLADSDLLVAVISAGHDTTSMLTAAGLDIGDLRIDSGVAQEHQAVVPPDPTLYLLAAHRLGASPRRTALISGASAGLHAGRAASFGLVVGLDPEHRVTDLDQSPADTVVPGLADVHLAALQPAPAQPAAV, via the coding sequence ATGAAGGGAGCGATCCCCAGGGAACAGTCGTCGCCTGATCCGGGGACCACGCGCAGTACCGTCGTCAGCGAGACGCTCGCCGCGGTCGGCGGGGCCGTGCTGCTGGTCGGCACTGGCCTGGTTGCCGCGCGCTACTGGCCGGAGCTCTCCGAGTTGTCCCGGCTGGTTGTCGTCGGCGTCGCCGCCACCGTCCTGCTGCTCGGCGCCGCCGCGGTACCTGCGCGAGGACCGTCCGGACGCCGACTCCGTGAGGCGCTCTGTGTTCTGTCGACCGCGGCAGTCAGCCTGTTCCTGGGCCTTCTCGGCGGTGAGATCCTCGGCTGGCAAGCGATCGACGTCGTCCTGCTCACGGCGAGCGGCGTCGCGGTGTACGCGACCGGCCTCTGGTTGTGGACCGGGCGATCGACAGCGTTGCAGCTCGTTCTGGTGGCGGCGACGATCGTCGCCGCGGGATCACTGGCTGGACGGCTCGATCATCCGCGCTGGCCTGGTCTGGCGGTATGGGCCACAGCCTTCCTGTGGTTCGTGCTGGCCGACCGGGACCAACTGCCCGCGCGGGAACTGACCCGCGCCGTGACAGCGATCGGCATGCTCGTCGGTGCCGGCATGACGGTACCGTCCACGGGCGGGATCGCCCTCGGCCTCCTGACGGCCACCGCACTGCTGGCTCATGCGATCCGGGACCGCAGCCTGTCGCTGGTCCTCATCGGCGCCCTCGGTGAGCTACAGATGATTCCGATCGCCGTCACCCACTGGTTACCGGGCAGGCTCGCCGTGCCGGTCGCACTCCTCGTCGGCGGTACAGGCCTGGTCGGTGCCGCCATCCTGCTCGCCCGCCGCAGCGGCGAGGTCACCGACCGCCCGCAGCCCGTCATCGACACCAGCTCGTACGACGCGGTCCTGTTCGACCTCGACGATCTTGTCGTCGACAGCGTCGACGGGCCGCACCCGGCGACCGGCGCCGTCGCTCTGGCCGCCCGGCTCGCGGACTCTGATCTCCTCGTCGCGGTGATCTCGGCGGGCCACGACACCACGTCAATGCTCACCGCGGCCGGCTTGGACATCGGCGACCTCCGGATCGACTCGGGCGTCGCGCAGGAGCATCAGGCAGTGGTCCCGCCGGATCCCACGCTGTACCTCCTCGCGGCCCACCGGTTGGGGGCCTCACCCCGCCGGACCGCCCTGATCAGCGGTGCATCCGCCGGGCTCCACGCCGGCCGCGCGGCCAGCTTCGGGCTGGTGGTCGGGCTCGACCCGGAGCATCGGGTCACCGACCTCGACCAGAGCCCGGCCGACACGGTGGTGCCCGGGCTCGCGGACGTTCACCTGGCGGCCTTGCAACCCGCGCCCGCACAGCCGGCCGCGGTCTGA
- a CDS encoding NAD(P)H-dependent oxidoreductase subunit E → MSRSQGTDALRTYADRFGRDLGSVRARLLAGDRTPAAGIAQQSGLPAVAGTGPATFYPNFSVPRGSRHVRACGAAACTAASGGTHLEAISARLGLPVDSCDPAGAVSLQEVRCLGYCYSGPAALDGDQPLAGADLAAQLVGEAPPHDPPIPVRAACPSPVVTAGLVAAEPAWAVWPEAVNRHDPAEITAAVASAGLRGRGGAGFSTARKWATAQARPGPRVVIANGDEGDPGSYVDRLLMERDPDRVLEGLALACFAVGAEQAIVFVRSEYPRAHERLQEAIRHAYRDGHFGRDVHGSGHTVEVLVESGAGSYVSGEETALINAIEGQRGVVRPRPPYPAESGLHGRPTVVNNVETLAAVPWIVGRGGDAFARFGTAGENGTIVVSLSERFARPGAYEVELGTPIRRVVEELGGGPRDGAVLRAFQVGGPLGGFLGPGDLDLPLSEAALSARGAALGHAGIVAFDDRLSGTDVVRHIWRFAAAESCGRCSPCRVGTRRGAGLAARAPGTAVIAGREQVLRSLETASLCAFGRRVPAAIRSAAQVYGLEGWT, encoded by the coding sequence ATGTCTCGATCGCAGGGAACGGACGCGCTCCGCACCTACGCCGATCGCTTCGGCCGGGACCTCGGCTCCGTACGAGCCCGTCTGCTCGCCGGCGACCGGACCCCCGCCGCGGGGATAGCGCAGCAGAGCGGGCTGCCCGCGGTCGCGGGCACCGGGCCCGCGACGTTCTACCCCAACTTCTCCGTACCGCGCGGATCTCGGCATGTCCGCGCGTGCGGTGCCGCGGCTTGTACCGCGGCCAGCGGTGGTACCCACCTCGAGGCGATCTCGGCCCGCCTCGGCCTGCCCGTCGATTCCTGTGATCCGGCCGGCGCGGTGTCACTCCAGGAGGTTCGCTGCCTGGGGTACTGCTACAGCGGTCCCGCGGCCCTGGACGGCGACCAGCCGCTCGCCGGGGCCGATCTGGCCGCGCAGCTCGTCGGCGAAGCGCCGCCGCACGATCCACCGATCCCGGTGCGAGCCGCCTGCCCGTCGCCCGTCGTCACCGCCGGACTCGTCGCCGCCGAGCCGGCCTGGGCAGTCTGGCCGGAGGCCGTCAACCGCCACGATCCCGCCGAAATCACCGCCGCGGTGGCGTCGGCCGGACTCCGTGGTCGTGGCGGCGCGGGCTTCTCCACCGCCCGGAAGTGGGCCACCGCGCAGGCGCGACCCGGTCCCCGTGTCGTGATCGCCAACGGTGACGAGGGCGACCCTGGTTCGTACGTCGACCGGCTGCTGATGGAGCGTGATCCGGATCGCGTCCTCGAGGGACTCGCCCTGGCCTGCTTCGCCGTCGGCGCCGAGCAGGCGATCGTCTTCGTCCGCTCCGAGTACCCGCGCGCCCACGAGCGCCTCCAGGAAGCGATCCGGCACGCCTACCGCGACGGCCACTTCGGCCGCGACGTGCACGGAAGCGGCCACACGGTCGAGGTACTCGTCGAGTCCGGCGCCGGCTCCTACGTGTCGGGCGAGGAGACCGCGCTGATCAACGCGATCGAGGGACAGCGGGGCGTCGTCCGGCCGCGGCCGCCGTATCCGGCCGAGAGTGGCCTGCACGGCCGTCCGACCGTGGTGAACAACGTCGAGACACTGGCCGCCGTCCCCTGGATCGTCGGCCGGGGAGGCGACGCCTTCGCCCGCTTCGGGACGGCCGGGGAGAACGGCACGATCGTGGTGAGCCTGTCCGAGCGTTTCGCCCGGCCGGGGGCGTACGAGGTCGAGCTCGGTACGCCGATCCGCCGGGTCGTCGAAGAGCTCGGGGGTGGTCCCCGCGACGGTGCCGTGCTGCGAGCCTTCCAGGTCGGCGGACCGCTCGGCGGGTTCCTCGGTCCCGGCGACCTCGACCTGCCGCTCAGCGAAGCGGCACTGTCCGCGCGCGGTGCGGCCCTCGGCCACGCGGGGATCGTTGCCTTCGACGACCGATTGAGCGGCACGGACGTCGTTCGGCACATCTGGCGCTTCGCGGCGGCCGAGAGCTGCGGACGCTGCTCGCCGTGCCGTGTCGGTACCCGGCGTGGGGCGGGTCTGGCCGCAAGGGCGCCGGGCACCGCCGTGATCGCCGGTCGCGAACAGGTCCTCCGCTCCCTGGAAACCGCCAGTCTCTGCGCCTTCGGCCGCCGGGTTCCGGCCGCGATCCGCAGTGCCGCCCAGGTCTACGGCCTGGAGGGGTGGACATGA
- the fdhF gene encoding formate dehydrogenase subunit alpha, with protein sequence MTRVSVDQIPVDVPASATLLDAIRAAGKSVPTLCHDERLTPSASCRVCLVDADGNGPVASCSTPVREGLRIGVQVGDQWRRDALQAIVAGLPSRALELPADRSELVRLCQELAVSADSAEVLAESRGTDLSHPYVKLDRDLCIACDRCVRACAEIQGTFAITLTGRGPDTVVAPGTGGLWAGSDCVSCGACVDTCPTGALSEPGLLDLGPIERWTRTTCGYCGVGCTLDVATRGQDVVTVRPAMDGSVNRGHACAKGRFAHGFVHSPDRLRTPLVRRNGRLAESTWDEALDLVADHLRRIPDPDRFAVISSARATNEENYLIQKFARVVLGTNNVDNCARLCHAPSAAGLAATFGLGGGTNSFEDLDDCDAILLAGANPTDAHPVVGSRLLQRTLDGARLIVVDPRRTSLARHADVHLAPRPGTNVAVFNGLAHLLIRDDLIDPDFLRTRATGYEALRELADAYPPEQVEKLSGVPAADLTAAAHLYGEANTPAIFYGLGITEHRYGTDGVRTLANLAVLCGAVGTETGGGVNPLRGQNNVQGASDMGALPDLLPGYQKVTDDEARDRFDTSWQARLPSTPGLRIPQMFDAARAGELDVLWVVGEDVLATDPNTAAVRGALDACPLVICNDLFLSSTAAAADVVLPVASWLEKDGTFVNFDRRFQRVRQVLVPPDGVRTDFAVFAEVARRLGRDLGCETSAAALDECASLAPHFAGLSHRRLEAGALHWPVAPGGDGTPTLYRDGFATPDRRAHLAARPYLPTETEPSPEYPFLLVTGRRAEHYNAGGMTRRTPSVGLRTKESLDVAPGDAACLGLEEGAFVEVTSASGSTVLPVTITDEVTAGEMFAGFHFPGAGVNELTSSVTDDPTSCPEYKLTAVRVRRIAPPGRS encoded by the coding sequence ATGACCCGCGTGTCGGTCGATCAGATCCCCGTCGACGTTCCCGCGTCGGCCACGCTCCTCGACGCGATCCGGGCCGCCGGGAAATCCGTTCCCACGCTCTGTCACGACGAGCGCCTGACCCCCTCCGCCTCGTGCCGGGTGTGCCTGGTAGATGCTGACGGCAACGGTCCGGTGGCGTCCTGCAGTACGCCGGTCCGGGAAGGTCTGCGGATCGGGGTCCAGGTGGGCGATCAGTGGCGCCGGGATGCCCTGCAGGCGATCGTCGCCGGACTTCCATCGCGAGCGCTGGAGCTGCCCGCCGACCGCAGCGAACTCGTCCGGCTCTGCCAAGAGCTCGCCGTCTCGGCGGATTCAGCCGAGGTGCTCGCGGAGTCCCGCGGGACGGATCTGTCCCACCCGTACGTCAAACTCGACCGCGATCTCTGCATCGCCTGCGATCGCTGTGTCCGGGCCTGCGCCGAGATCCAGGGCACCTTCGCCATCACCTTGACCGGGCGCGGCCCCGACACCGTCGTCGCACCCGGGACCGGCGGGCTCTGGGCCGGTTCGGACTGTGTCAGCTGTGGGGCGTGCGTCGACACCTGCCCGACCGGAGCACTCTCCGAACCGGGCCTGCTCGACCTCGGCCCGATCGAACGCTGGACCCGAACGACCTGCGGGTACTGCGGTGTCGGCTGCACGCTGGACGTCGCGACCAGGGGCCAGGACGTCGTCACGGTCCGGCCGGCGATGGACGGCTCGGTGAATCGTGGCCACGCCTGCGCCAAGGGCCGGTTCGCGCACGGTTTCGTCCACTCACCTGACCGGCTCCGTACGCCCCTGGTCCGCCGCAACGGCCGGCTCGCCGAGAGCACCTGGGACGAGGCCCTGGACCTCGTCGCGGACCACCTGCGGCGCATTCCGGACCCGGACCGGTTCGCGGTCATCTCGTCCGCCCGCGCGACCAACGAGGAGAACTACCTGATCCAGAAGTTCGCCCGGGTGGTGCTGGGGACCAACAACGTCGACAACTGCGCCCGGCTCTGCCACGCGCCGTCGGCGGCCGGTCTGGCGGCGACCTTCGGCCTCGGCGGGGGGACGAACTCCTTCGAGGACCTCGATGACTGCGACGCGATCCTGCTCGCCGGAGCCAACCCCACCGACGCTCACCCCGTCGTCGGTTCGCGGCTGCTCCAACGGACGCTGGACGGTGCGCGGCTCATCGTCGTCGACCCCCGCCGGACCAGCCTCGCCAGGCATGCCGACGTCCACCTCGCCCCGCGACCCGGCACCAATGTCGCGGTGTTCAACGGCTTGGCGCACCTGCTCATCCGGGACGACCTGATCGACCCGGACTTCCTGCGGACCCGGGCGACCGGCTACGAGGCGCTGCGCGAGCTGGCCGACGCCTATCCGCCTGAACAGGTCGAGAAGCTCAGTGGAGTACCGGCGGCGGACCTGACCGCAGCCGCGCACCTGTACGGAGAAGCCAACACACCGGCGATCTTCTACGGTCTCGGGATCACCGAACACCGATACGGCACGGACGGCGTCCGCACCTTGGCGAACCTGGCCGTCCTGTGTGGCGCGGTCGGTACCGAGACCGGTGGTGGGGTGAACCCGCTGCGAGGACAGAACAATGTCCAAGGTGCCTCCGACATGGGCGCACTCCCCGACCTCCTGCCGGGGTATCAGAAGGTCACCGACGACGAGGCTCGCGACCGCTTCGACACGAGCTGGCAGGCGCGGCTGCCGAGTACCCCCGGCCTGCGGATCCCGCAGATGTTCGACGCCGCGCGCGCCGGCGAACTGGACGTGCTCTGGGTGGTCGGCGAAGACGTCCTGGCGACCGATCCGAACACGGCGGCCGTCCGAGGTGCACTCGACGCGTGCCCGCTGGTCATCTGCAACGACCTCTTCCTCTCCTCCACGGCGGCGGCCGCGGACGTCGTCCTGCCGGTCGCGTCCTGGCTGGAGAAGGACGGTACCTTCGTGAACTTCGATCGGCGGTTCCAGCGGGTCCGGCAGGTACTGGTGCCACCGGACGGGGTGCGCACCGACTTCGCGGTCTTCGCCGAGGTCGCCCGACGCCTCGGCCGGGATCTCGGCTGCGAGACCTCGGCTGCGGCACTCGACGAATGCGCCTCGCTCGCACCGCATTTCGCCGGCCTCTCGCACCGGCGGCTCGAGGCCGGCGCCCTGCATTGGCCGGTCGCACCGGGCGGCGACGGCACACCGACCCTGTACCGCGACGGCTTCGCCACCCCGGACCGCAGGGCCCATCTGGCGGCCAGACCCTATCTGCCGACCGAGACCGAACCCAGTCCCGAGTACCCCTTCCTGCTCGTGACCGGCCGGCGGGCCGAGCACTACAACGCCGGTGGGATGACGCGCCGCACACCCAGCGTCGGCCTGCGGACCAAGGAGTCCCTGGACGTCGCTCCCGGCGACGCTGCCTGCCTCGGTCTCGAGGAGGGCGCCTTCGTGGAGGTCACGAGTGCGTCGGGCTCGACGGTGCTGCCGGTCACCATCACGGACGAGGTCACCGCCGGCGAGATGTTCGCCGGGTTCCATTTCCCCGGCGCCGGTGTGAACGAACTGACCTCGTCCGTCACTGACGACCCCACCAGCTGCCCGGAGTACAAGCTGACCGCCGTCCGGGTCCGGCGGATCGCTCCGCCGGGACGGAGCTGA
- a CDS encoding flavodoxin domain-containing protein, translated as MSENVLVTYATKMGATASIAAGVGAELRRAGHTVDVHEISDVKAASEYDVVILGSAIYEGRWRPEAVEFLQFHAKALRGRKVWLFHSGPVGPSSDQPEEVPPDVARLAAEIGVRTVKTFPGELQEDIIETRAARRAGMEDLVGDARDWDAVRAWADEIESALGAARTSR; from the coding sequence ATGTCCGAAAACGTACTGGTGACCTACGCGACCAAAATGGGTGCGACCGCCTCCATCGCCGCGGGCGTCGGGGCCGAACTCCGGCGAGCTGGGCACACCGTAGACGTGCACGAGATCAGCGACGTGAAGGCGGCGAGCGAGTACGACGTGGTCATCCTCGGCAGCGCGATCTACGAAGGTCGCTGGCGTCCGGAGGCCGTGGAGTTCCTCCAGTTCCACGCCAAGGCGCTGCGAGGACGTAAGGTCTGGCTCTTCCACAGCGGACCCGTCGGCCCGTCGAGCGACCAGCCGGAAGAGGTACCACCCGATGTGGCGCGCCTGGCCGCGGAGATCGGCGTCCGGACCGTGAAGACCTTCCCGGGCGAGCTCCAGGAGGACATCATCGAAACCCGGGCAGCGAGGCGTGCGGGCATGGAGGACCTGGTCGGCGACGCGAGGGACTGGGACGCGGTCCGCGCCTGGGCCGACGAGATCGAGTCGGCCCTCGGCGCCGCCCGGACCTCTCGGTGA
- a CDS encoding helix-turn-helix domain-containing protein, translating into MSAGSRGASPGDLGVRVHHRRSALGLTRAQVAERSGMSPNYVERVETAPATLTSGDLIRLADALDTTVTDLLGASGDRAPGHGRAGLRPRFEAMERQECAGLLKNGGIGRIAFRADEKFLVVPVNFGCPEEVVVFRTAADGPIARLGEGAVAFEVDFLDDAMRQGWSILIDGLLRSATAEEVAATRGLIEPWAGGERETYLAIEPQEITGRRIRTTAVRTD; encoded by the coding sequence ATGAGTGCCGGATCACGCGGGGCTTCCCCTGGTGACCTGGGGGTCCGGGTCCATCACCGACGGTCCGCTCTCGGACTGACCAGGGCGCAGGTCGCCGAACGCAGCGGGATGAGTCCCAACTACGTCGAGCGCGTCGAGACCGCACCGGCCACCCTGACCAGTGGTGACCTGATCCGACTCGCCGACGCACTCGACACCACCGTGACGGATCTCCTCGGCGCGTCCGGCGACCGGGCCCCCGGGCACGGCCGAGCCGGACTCCGCCCGAGGTTCGAAGCGATGGAGCGGCAGGAATGCGCCGGCCTGCTGAAGAACGGAGGCATCGGGCGGATCGCCTTCCGCGCCGACGAGAAGTTCCTGGTGGTACCGGTCAACTTCGGCTGTCCCGAGGAGGTCGTCGTCTTCCGGACCGCGGCCGACGGCCCGATCGCGCGACTGGGCGAGGGGGCGGTCGCCTTCGAGGTGGACTTCCTCGACGACGCGATGCGGCAAGGCTGGAGCATCCTGATCGACGGTCTCCTCCGCTCAGCCACCGCTGAAGAGGTCGCGGCCACCCGGGGCCTGATCGAGCCCTGGGCCGGCGGCGAGCGCGAGACCTACCTGGCGATCGAGCCGCAGGAGATCACCGGACGCCGGATCCGTACCACCGCCGTCAGGACCGACTGA
- a CDS encoding DUF2231 domain-containing protein, whose product MQTINGLPAHVLLVHAVVVLLPLAAVLLVLTAVWPAARRRLSGPNAVLALLVVILVPITTSAGEWLEGRVADNSLVRRHAELGDTAIYAAIAIAALAVIVWWRERHLDSTPARGRDLAPRSSAVTAVVAVVACLVSSMAVVDVVKIGDSGAQASWSTWSSHQ is encoded by the coding sequence ATGCAGACCATCAACGGCCTTCCCGCTCATGTCCTCCTGGTACACGCTGTCGTCGTGTTGCTCCCGTTGGCCGCGGTACTGCTGGTCCTGACCGCCGTTTGGCCGGCGGCGCGGCGCCGGCTGTCCGGTCCGAACGCCGTACTGGCGCTCCTGGTCGTGATTCTCGTGCCGATCACGACCAGCGCGGGGGAGTGGCTGGAAGGACGAGTCGCCGACAACTCGCTCGTCCGCCGGCACGCCGAACTCGGGGACACCGCGATCTACGCCGCGATCGCGATCGCGGCCCTGGCGGTGATCGTGTGGTGGCGGGAGCGGCACCTCGACAGCACGCCGGCGCGCGGCAGAGACCTCGCCCCAAGGTCCAGTGCGGTCACCGCGGTCGTGGCCGTGGTCGCCTGCCTGGTGTCCTCGATGGCCGTGGTCGACGTCGTCAAGATCGGTGACTCCGGCGCTCAGGCGAGCTGGAGCACCTGGTCCTCGCACCAGTGA
- a CDS encoding sensor histidine kinase — MSGRPIGDEALVRKAARSVAAQVTVLVAVAMVVLVALVTLVVVRAQAGAADDLLRSAIATADDVGDPPAGTWLVMAGRHGSSSSPGLPAELVAELAKLRGGATGEVRLTTLERGDGEYRVATELVGAGQVQAVLDLTTTREARTRMLQTMAVASALGLVFAGLLGLFIGRRAVAPLAQALTLQRAFVADAGHELRTPLTLLSTRAQMLDRTLRRHGSSDEVLRDAHGVVEDSKRLGDVIDDLLVAADPRGTEEHEPVDLAAIAEEVADSAQAHAEQAGVRVRRTADEEGLWILGSVSAVRRATMALVDNAIDHTPRGGEVRIIVRRQRREVILAVSDAGPGIAPEAAQRVLRRFDSSGRRGGRAHYGLGLALTHDVANRLGGQLRLVPGGPGATFELVLPGLDGRRPSVR, encoded by the coding sequence ATGAGCGGGCGCCCGATCGGCGACGAGGCGCTGGTTCGCAAGGCCGCTCGCAGTGTGGCCGCGCAGGTCACCGTCCTCGTCGCGGTGGCGATGGTCGTGCTGGTCGCCCTGGTCACGCTCGTCGTCGTCCGTGCGCAGGCGGGAGCGGCCGACGACCTGCTCCGGTCGGCGATCGCGACCGCCGACGACGTCGGTGATCCGCCGGCCGGAACCTGGTTGGTGATGGCTGGCCGCCATGGCTCGTCGTCGTCGCCCGGTCTGCCGGCCGAGTTGGTGGCCGAGCTGGCGAAACTGCGCGGTGGCGCCACCGGCGAGGTCCGGCTGACGACCTTGGAGCGCGGCGACGGCGAGTACCGCGTCGCCACCGAACTCGTCGGCGCCGGTCAGGTGCAGGCGGTGCTCGATCTCACCACCACCCGCGAGGCCCGGACGAGGATGCTGCAGACGATGGCGGTCGCGTCGGCGCTGGGGTTGGTGTTCGCGGGTCTGCTGGGCCTCTTCATCGGACGACGCGCGGTGGCGCCGCTGGCCCAGGCACTGACCTTGCAGCGGGCGTTCGTGGCCGACGCCGGTCATGAACTACGGACGCCGCTCACGCTGCTGAGTACGCGAGCCCAGATGCTCGATCGGACCTTGCGCCGGCACGGCTCGAGTGACGAGGTCCTCCGGGACGCGCACGGCGTCGTCGAGGACTCGAAGCGACTGGGTGACGTGATCGACGATCTGCTCGTCGCCGCCGATCCCCGCGGTACCGAAGAGCACGAACCGGTCGATCTCGCCGCGATCGCCGAGGAGGTCGCCGACAGCGCGCAGGCGCACGCCGAACAAGCCGGTGTGCGGGTGCGACGGACCGCGGACGAGGAGGGCCTGTGGATCCTCGGGTCGGTGAGCGCGGTCCGGCGGGCGACGATGGCACTGGTGGACAACGCGATCGATCACACCCCGCGGGGAGGCGAGGTGCGGATCATCGTCCGGCGGCAGCGGCGAGAAGTGATCCTGGCGGTGAGTGACGCGGGGCCCGGCATCGCGCCCGAGGCGGCGCAGCGCGTACTCCGCCGGTTCGACTCCAGCGGCCGTCGAGGCGGCCGGGCCCACTACGGACTCGGTCTGGCCCTCACCCATGACGTGGCCAACCGGCTCGGGGGTCAGCTCCGGCTGGTCCCCGGTGGTCCAGGTGCGACGTTCGAGCTGGTACTCCCCGGTCTCGACGGCCGGCGGCCTTCGGTGCGCTGA
- a CDS encoding response regulator transcription factor yields the protein MTPGRFRILLVEDDADLAGLLRRVLAEEEYEVTLAADGQTGLHLALTRPFDVMVVDRGLPAVEGLDLIARLRSRGVGTPILVLSARSRTEDRVEGLDAGAEDYLAKPFELTELLARLRALLRRHLDHAGQLSVPGGSLDLATRSVRRSDGALVALSEREAALVGVLAARPGIVFSRGELLDRIFGEAESETVVDTYVHYCRRKLGRGVISTVRGLGYRLGGG from the coding sequence ATGACGCCAGGGCGCTTTCGGATCCTGCTCGTCGAGGACGACGCCGACCTGGCCGGTCTGCTGCGACGAGTGCTTGCCGAAGAGGAGTACGAGGTGACCCTCGCGGCGGACGGGCAGACCGGACTTCACCTGGCCCTGACCCGTCCGTTCGACGTGATGGTCGTCGATCGGGGGCTGCCGGCGGTCGAAGGCCTGGATCTCATCGCCCGGTTACGCAGCCGCGGGGTCGGTACGCCGATCCTGGTGCTGTCGGCGCGCAGCCGGACGGAGGATCGGGTGGAAGGCCTGGACGCGGGGGCCGAGGACTACCTGGCCAAGCCGTTCGAACTCACCGAACTGCTCGCGCGGCTGCGAGCGCTACTGCGCAGGCATCTCGATCACGCCGGCCAGCTGAGCGTGCCAGGTGGCTCCCTCGATCTCGCGACCCGGAGCGTCCGGCGTTCCGATGGCGCGTTGGTCGCGTTGTCCGAGCGTGAGGCCGCCCTGGTGGGAGTGTTGGCAGCGCGGCCGGGGATCGTCTTCAGCCGTGGTGAGCTGTTGGATCGCATCTTCGGCGAAGCGGAGTCCGAGACGGTGGTCGACACCTACGTCCACTACTGCCGGCGGAAGCTGGGGCGCGGGGTGATCAGTACCGTCCGCGGGCTCGGCTACCGGTTGGGTGGCGGATGA
- a CDS encoding DedA family protein: MTTIFDWLAGLPGWLVISVVALLPALEASTFLGLVVPGETAVIVGGVVAHAGALPLWAVMVAAALGAIVGDQVGFVVGRRYGPAALARLPRKLRAPEQVDRTLGLIARRGAIAVVIGRWTAAFRALMPGIAGMSRMGRGVFTVANVFGGVVWAILVAGGGYLAGASYHALEQRLGLVSGALLVVLVCGVAVAVLVHRRRKRRSVR, translated from the coding sequence ATGACGACGATCTTCGACTGGTTGGCGGGGCTGCCCGGGTGGCTGGTGATCTCGGTGGTGGCGCTGCTGCCGGCCCTGGAGGCGTCGACCTTCCTCGGCCTGGTCGTGCCAGGTGAGACCGCGGTGATCGTCGGGGGAGTGGTGGCGCACGCCGGTGCGTTGCCGCTGTGGGCGGTGATGGTCGCCGCGGCGCTCGGGGCGATCGTCGGGGATCAGGTCGGCTTCGTCGTCGGCCGCCGGTACGGTCCCGCGGCGCTGGCCCGGTTGCCGCGGAAGCTGCGGGCACCCGAGCAGGTCGACCGGACGTTGGGCCTGATCGCGCGGAGGGGTGCGATCGCGGTGGTGATCGGCCGGTGGACAGCGGCGTTCCGTGCGTTGATGCCCGGGATCGCGGGGATGAGCCGGATGGGCCGTGGCGTGTTCACGGTCGCGAACGTGTTCGGTGGCGTGGTCTGGGCCATCCTGGTGGCGGGCGGCGGCTACCTGGCCGGTGCGTCGTACCACGCGCTCGAACAGCGTCTCGGCCTTGTCAGCGGTGCCCTGCTCGTCGTGCTCGTCTGCGGAGTGGCGGTCGCCGTTCTGGTGCACCGGCGACGCAAACGCCGCTCCGTCCGGTGA
- a CDS encoding Hsp20/alpha crystallin family protein, which translates to MTTVERRDNRRQLAELFDWAEGLPSMLAWPPMMRGMRIEEYADSDRYVVKAELPGLDPAKDIEVEVAQGMLTISATRQQEEHDGGRTEFHYGALTRRVMLPDGADDTAVTAKYESGILEVTVPISAKSAETRTVPIEHTT; encoded by the coding sequence ATGACGACAGTGGAGCGCAGGGACAACCGGCGGCAGCTGGCCGAACTGTTCGACTGGGCCGAGGGCCTGCCGAGCATGCTGGCGTGGCCGCCGATGATGCGGGGCATGCGGATCGAGGAGTACGCCGACAGCGACCGCTACGTGGTGAAGGCGGAGCTGCCGGGTCTCGATCCCGCCAAGGACATCGAGGTCGAGGTGGCGCAGGGGATGCTGACCATCTCGGCGACTCGTCAGCAGGAGGAGCACGACGGTGGCCGGACGGAGTTCCACTACGGCGCGCTGACCCGCCGGGTGATGCTGCCCGACGGTGCGGACGACACGGCCGTCACCGCGAAGTACGAGTCCGGGATCCTCGAGGTCACCGTGCCGATCTCGGCGAAGTCCGCCGAGACCCGGACCGTGCCGATCGAGCACACCACGTGA